GCCGCTCGCGGAGAGGACGTCCGCAAGATCCTCGATCTCGAGGTCCGCCTCCCGGTCGTGGGCCGGGACGAGCGGGCGTCCGATCAGCGTGTTTCCGCGTCCGAACCAGACGATGCGCCCCGGGCTTTCGATCGAAACGCCGTGGTAGACGAGGCCCCGCACGATCTCTTCGTCGGGGAAATGCGCGCGGAGGATCTCCTCGTTGCCGATTCCGTTCTGCAAGCAGAGGATCCACCGCGGGGAGACGCCGGATGCGGCGAGGGACGCGCATGCGTCGTGAAGATCGTATGTCTTCACCGCGATCGCGACGAGGTCGAACGAGCCGGCCGGAACGCGCTCCGCCGTCTCGGGGCGGACGAGAAGGCTCTCCGCCTCCGATTCGATGCGGAGGCCGTTCGCGCGGATCGCGTCGAGATGGGGCGGCCTCCCAACGAGCGTCACCTCATGGGCGCGGGAGAGAAGCCCGCCGAAGAGCGAACCGATGGCGCCGGCTCCGAAGACGAGAACGCGCATGCCTTCGTCCTTTCCTCTTCCCATCGTACCAGCCGAA
This genomic interval from Candidatus Eisenbacteria bacterium contains the following:
- a CDS encoding 2-dehydropantoate 2-reductase, which produces MRVLVFGAGAIGSLFGGLLSRAHEVTLVGRPPHLDAIRANGLRIESEAESLLVRPETAERVPAGSFDLVAIAVKTYDLHDACASLAASGVSPRWILCLQNGIGNEEILRAHFPDEEIVRGLVYHGVSIESPGRIVWFGRGNTLIGRPLVPAHDREADLEIEDLADVLSASGFPARRAEEIGREIWKKLAVNAAINPLGAITGLPNGALVRSSFLLSLLRAAVRETEDVARAEAGHVIDMAERTMEIALVTGRNRNSMLLDLESGRPTEIEFLSGAIVRLARRRDLAVPVTQTLHALVRGKEEALRIRSAEGRTIFDA